aaattatatttctatatggattctagattcttttttcaatatttttttaaaaaattttttaaaaccggtacctataatataagtgtctagaaaacaaaaaaaaacgagTTGAGCCTTATCCAGTCCCTCTCTCACTCTCgtcccctcactctctctctctctcgatccacGCCGGCGGATCCCTCCGCCCTatctcgcctccctcgccggcggACACTCCCTCTGCCCCATCTCACCTCCCTCGCGCGACAGATCTGCCGGTGGCAGCGGCGTCAGCGGCAGCCGCGGGTGGATccagcgatggtggcggcggccgcgggcggatCCAGTGGCAGcggctccctccgccccctcttgCCTTCCTCCTGCGGCAGATCCGGCTGTGGTGGCAGCGTCGGTGGCGTCCGCGGGTGGatccgtcggcggtggcggcgaccgcgggcggatccggcagcggcggctccctccggcggcggtggtggcgtcggtGGCGGTTGCCTTTTGGGCAAAGACAATCGCATTGTTCGTCCATCCATTTTCTCCCAAGCTATAAATTATCCAAACTAAACTCCATATATATTCCGCAAATATAGAGCagattatttatctaaaaacaaataattttttagcaGATTAGTTgtctaaaccaaacaacacttaTTGGGTCACTGTACACATCCCGCaatcacccggtgcaacgcacgggcacttttgctagttATTATTAAGATAAAAAAATGTTCGTACGATGCAATGCGAAATCCCTTAATTTATCATTCTAAATCGTATATTAGGTACTCGGGGACGCTTTGCTGCGGACTAAGACGGATTTGTGCGGTTTTTATTATTCTTCTCGTTCAATTTCTCTTCCTCTACATTCTACGCCCGGTTGGATTTTGTATGCGATGTATGACGCGTGTGGGAATGGAGGGCTCGATTCCGATTGGGATTTTGGGAGAGGGGGTTGCGATGGACGAAAATTGGCGTAGTTCAAGGTGACGAATGGAAAAATacttattaatttttaattagttaagatttcTTTGAAAGTTGGGAGTCTACCGCAAGTACTAATACATCTGAAAAAGATATAGGAATTTATATAAACATGTTTCAATCAAATTTCAATCTTTTACTGTCAACATCTATAAAATTTACATCaaagttacatatataaatatagtattatTATGATGTAATTATGCCaagttattatatatatgtaattaattacACTACTGTAACTATGTAGTAGCTATATAGTATAATTATGCTGTAATTTAAGCCAAACAAATCGTGTGTATAAAAGACCGGCTAGTGCTAGATtagcatgcatgatgcatctagGAGCACAATATTAGGTGCAGCTGCAGTCGGTTTTGCCGGACTTCAGATAGCTGCATGCAGGACGGTAGGACTCttcgcgagaaaaaaaaaaaaaaccggatGGAAGCACGTATCTAAACACAGATCAACGTATCTAGACCGGATGGAAACACGTATCCTGCGCCCGCTCCCATTATCTCATCCCCTCCGCCCGTCtggcgccgctccctctcctccgtcgctccccttcctcccctccacgcaggccgcctctctccccatcggcggcggccgcgccactCCCCCACTGGCGCACCTCTCCGCGCCCCTCCCCAACCGGCGACGCCTCTCAACGCCCCTCGGCCTTCCCCaccgagcagcggcagcggcgacggcgccctgccctcgcggcgagcagcggcggcggcggcggcgcggctatGGTAGCGCCGCTTCTTCTCCCCACCGCCGGCTCCTTCTCTCCTCGTCAAGCGGTGGCCGCCGCACCGCTCtctcgccagatccggcgggccgacggcgaggtggtgAGGAGCAGCGCGCTGCGGCCTCCGGTCCGGctcgcccctccctctcctctcgacATCTCGTGTTAATATTTTGGATGTTTTTTGATTATTCTGATTTAAATTTGGAGTGGGATTTTGTGTTTGATTTGGATTGTGATGATTTGAGATTTGGAGATAAGGTGTGCTCAATGTGGGATTCTATTTGTGTGATGACGGAATTCCGACTGGGATTTGTGCCGGGGGGTGTGACCGACGAAAATCACCGCACGGAGGGGGTGACGATTGGAAaaatacgaatcttttaattagttaggATTAGGATATAAATGCCTAACCTTCCCTGGTCCGTTACTCGGCCCATAGGCCGGCCCATTGTGTCAATAACCACTATAAAACTGGTATCATCCACTCCGGGCTGCATCTCTCTCGCCGTCGCGCGATGGGGCGACGAAAGCAGCAGCGtcaggacgccgccgcctcctccttctccgacgacgtcgacgtcgcTAGGTGAGTACCATCTTACTGTATCTCGCTAGCTAGAAATGAAATTAAGAACTAATTAAGGAAATCCCTTAATTGCCAAAGTCGCGTCCATCATCTTTATATTTTGATTAATTGCTTGGCAGAAATCTTAGGGGGATGCCGTGGTTAGTTTGGTTGCTTTTCGAGACGCCCTCCGGATTCGCAATATTTTCCTTCAACAGCTACATCTTCGAAGAAGACAATGCAATCgaggtatatatttatattgtgcGTCTGCGtttttaatatttctaattaagTTTACTGCCTTACTGGTTTCTTGCTTCTACTCATGCAGTACATTTGGGCCAACTTCGTCATGGACTATATAGCGAAAAAATATGTTAGTATATCTCTCTCTGTAGATCTCTAATTTGGTtttcttgtttaattttttttcatgcgttGAGAGAATCATCGACATGATTAATTACTTGGGGTTCTTGAACTTTGTTATGTCAACAAGTGCTCAATAATTATGATAAATTAGTTAGTATAAGACGTGACTCTATCTAGTGTGATGCTGCTACATAtactcatttttttaaaaaaattaaaattgatcTCCTAGCAATGCACTATGTATCAACACCTAAGACGGTACACTGGCTGCTTTTCCAAAACTAGAAACCATTACTGTAACATATGGACCAAATAAGAGATCTGCTGAAAGACTACTCGATCTTTGATAAAATTAAAGACTGGATTTGTTCTCTCCTGCCACAGTTGAGAATTGAGACATTTTGCATGTTGGTTGaactctatctatctatctctaaATCTCTCATAGTGGTCATCTTTTTGTGCTTCATCAGCTCTGGCTGAAacaatttcaaaagtttgaggACAAGTCTGCTGCTATTAATTGTACTACTGGTCTTGGCAAAGAACTGAGAGATATGCTGAAGATTTGGTGCCGTCGTGGGGAGAAGCTAATGGTTGGCAGCCTAGAATACAGAGAAATAATCGAAGCAGATCAGGAGCTGAAGGTAATTTATCAATTACATGTGTACGTGAATAACATCGATTACATTTTTCACTGGTCTTTGCACATGCAGGGAGTAACATGCCTGTATAATGATTATGTGATGGAGGTGATGTGGGGGATCAAGAATCTCATGCACATTTTAGTGCCTGAAGAACAAAAGGTGCTGACCAAGGAGGAGCGCCTCCCAGTGAGTAAAGGATTGGAAATGATCCTGCACCGTtataaatttgatgttaagCCAGAGATGGTGAGTTTTTGTTCACAGCATGTCTTTACCTGTACATACCTGTCATAGCTGGTGTCAATTTTGGATTGAAACCCTTATTGTTGATCAGTTCTTTTTGTTCTTTAACAAAAGACTCGCCACTCGCAAGTTCTTCTAGAAACTCATTTAGCTATTAATCTGTATTgcctattcattttattttttgaggtTAGTCTTTAGATTTAAGGAAAGAATGATGTATCCCATTATGGCATAGGGATGTGTTTGTCTTGTTCTCTGCAATTCTGTCATCTTTTCAATAAAAGGGCAGGGCATTTGGTCTTAAAAAGTAATGTGTGCCCTTTTGTATTCATCCAGATCAACAATGATATAGTGGAAACAGCTTGCTACTTATATCATTGTGACTTTCTTGAAAAGAGGCATTCCGAGGACCTACACTTGTCAGATTATCACCTTCTGAAAATATCTGGGTTGAACAGTTCCGAATGGGATACTATGAAACTAGCAACTGCTCTGAAGAAGATAACTCGCCCTGGAGAAGAAATTGAGCACCCCCCTGAGGTGAACCATAATACACTTTTATGTTTCATATATACCTGTAGGCTGGACTGAAGTTTAATTTGTATGTTTTTTCCTTTCAGATGTTTTCATCAGATGAGCTATtaaagatagagagagatgcAGATAAATACAAGGATAAGATCTATAAGACAGTTGTCTCTAAGATCTGGAATGAATTAGTACGTTCCTACGGTGTCAAGAAGGAAAAGCTGAGACACATGCAATTCTTGGTTGAGGCGGCGGCACAGGAAGCTGCCAAGAGGGAGGTCAATCAAGCTGATAATGATTGAGGTGTTTCACCATTGAAGAACTTGCCTTATTATGATGTGATGTAATATAGATGGTTGCTGGTTTAAACACAGTTGTGATGTATGGAGAGGATGGAGCAAAAAGTTGAACAATTGGGGTTTTAATTAGCCGTACTATCTAGGCAGGCAGAGTTCTGTTATTTTGGCGACCTGCCGTTAGCTGTTATGGTGGGATATTGTGGCATGCTATTCTATGCATCTGTGACTTGCTCTCAGGCATCGCATTTTGATTTTCATTTATATCCAACCTAATCAGCTTTGCTGTGCACAAACCTTGTCATGAGCATCATACCTCTAAACCAAAGCCTGGTGATTTGTTTAGAAATGTGTATATAAGGAATGCAGTTTCTGTATTTCCATCTAAATTATTGCAACTGGAAATCGAAGAAGGCAAAGTAGCTGTAGTGGTCGAAATATGTACACAAGATTTTGGTACTCTCTTTTTTCTGTACTGAAGCTTGGTTTTTAAAGCTATAGTATCCCAGGGAAGTAAATTTTTGTTTCGTTTTAAGAATATCATCtagatctaaaaaaaaaagagataccTGTAAAATAGAGAGATTATCTATCTGTAGTAAAATGACCCATaagagagcaaaaaaaaaaaaattgaaacagaGGAATCCAACTAtcaaagaacattttttttttatcaacaagCTGATATTTCGCATTTCATAATAAATCACAATGACACATCTTGATATTTACAGCCAACCATCTCGTGAAAAGTTGAAATTGACCTACCTCTCGTTGGCAATGCTTCTTCCCGAACGCCCGATTCCAACTACAAAAATTAGACGTCCGTAGCACATATACATTTTTCTCGTCCTATTCTTTTAATTGCACATGTCATCACATCAATAGTTAACATGCGTACGATACACCCTCCCACCTCTCTCCCCAATCTCTCTTCATGAACTAACTTAATAGCAAAACTTTAAATACTTTTTCTTGTATTATCCGATTTGTgatattcgttgcaattaaatcttcataataagatttcatatgattatattttgctaacaattatttttaaggtttttttGTCACAATGCTTTTCTAAATGATGCAATAAacaatttattatgtttcactATGTCCtttgtaggggtgaaaacgggtcGGGTTCGGTCAGATCTCATCCTTCCCATATCATAACCCACATTCTGTAACCGGAATCGGGTCAGACACGGATAATGCTGAATACGGATATAAACTCGGATAATGTCGGGCAAAAATACGGAACGAATACGTAAAAAAATGGATATGTACACTATTGGTTACGAATACTTATTCGGATATCAAGTCAAAGcaacaatcatatatatcacaTAGACAATAACCATTCAGCAATTCCATATATCCATAATACGATTATATTAGGCAATTATGACCTTACGAGCTCATAGTAGTACCAATGTATAGTACCAAAAGGTGCCTCACAAAAGCATAATGCGAGTAATATTCGTATATTTATACAGGTAATACCTGAATTTTTTACTGGATAATTCGTATCCATCAGGTACTATGTTCTCGAATCCGATCTCATATCTATCAAAAAAATACCTGTATTCGGATCCGATATCCATGAAATGCCCCGGGTACCCAAATTTTTTACCCGAATTTATCCAGAAATAATGTGGTCGGGTGGGCGGGCAGGAAATacccgctccgttttcacccctagtcattttaaatgttgcatgcaGTGCTATTTGAATGTTTCATCAGGTATTGTGataatttaatgtttcattAGGTCATTTAAAATGTTGCACACGATGCTCTTTGAATGTTTCAGTACATATCTTTGTGACGTCCGCTAGCGCGGCGTGGAGGGCGTCGACGTGGGCGAGGCCGGAGGCGACGGAGGTGGGGTCCAGCGCCCAGGAGTGGACGGCGTGGATGTGGGTGTGGAGGTGGGCGAGGATTGGATGGGAGCAGCATGGGAGGCTGATGGAGCCGGCATGGTaacccggcgccggcgctgcgaGTGGAGAGCTCTATTTGGACGACCTGGAGGGACTAAGCGGGAAGGAGATGGAGCGTGCAAAGCTGGGCGCCATcgttgcgtgcgtgcgtgcgtctgTGGCGGTGGTGTTGTGGTTTTTataaagaaagaagagaacactagctagctagctccatcaCTCACCCAATGGTGAAGCAGCAGCTAAGCTAGGCGGGCTGGCTTGGAGGcggggcaggcggtggcgcggccgctGTCGCCACTCCggccccggccaccgccgccaccgatgcGTCCGAACggggaagagaaaagagagagaagggagagagagagggaggaggaagaaggggagaaaggatgacatgtgggccccacatgtcggtgggtcccacaatgtattttatgtgtgaatgacatatgggtcccacagatatttttttaattctaatgtcaCATAAGCACCACGTGGAATGAATACCGGGTTAGCACCGCCATGTCAGCGCCACGTTAGcaaaaccgtcctccaaaaccgttgaaggagtcaaattgcactggtttcaattATTCAGGGAGTCGTCCTACCCGGTTTTCCAGTTAAGGGTCACGATTTAGATTCGGTGAACAATAAGGGACTCTAAGTGGACTTTTTTccttactagaaaaaatgctcgtgcgttgcaacgggtaaactaaaattataccaaatataaaaatattagataattAGGGTTTAGTTTTATATGATATGAGCTCtttaagaaaatctattcctaatgaaataaaaaaaaaagttcaacttaagggacctcaagtgaacttattccgtgcgGAGCGTACACGAGGCCCATGAGGTGGCCTATAGTGTGGGCGGCCTGAGAACATATTCGGGAACAACTTTAGGGACATTAAGTaaacttattctgtgaggagaTTACAAGCGAACCAATAGTGTGGGCGGCCAGGGAACGGCCCCCTCCCCGTCCCCGATGGCGCCGCTCCCCCCTATCTCTCACCTCCCTCACGCGATGGATCTGGCAACGACAGGCGTCGGCGACCGTGggtttttgataaaatttagaCTCTCTCTTGGAGAGATATGTTTTTTCtacctattttcagtttaacaAACCAAAAAACAAATTTTTGAAGAGAGATTATACGTAATATGTTGATGGTGCTCTGGCAGAAGTTAAACGAAGATTAAATCCGGTAAATTAAAACCGAATTGAAAGATAAAATTATGGGGAAAATGAGGAGAAAGGAGTTGAGAATCAATTTTTGTAATGAATTGAGTGAGAAAATGCACATGGAGGCAGATCAACATGGCAGCGACGCTAGGGTTCGGCTCGGGTGGCGGCTGGAGTAGCGGATCATATCGGAAAAAAAACCGAACTATTGGACGTGctttaataaaatattattcatgttgcGCGCGAAAACAATCTCTTATTAAGTTCTAGACGccaggtgtttttttttcaaaacagcCTATTTCCCATTAAATCGGGTAAATTATTCTATTTGTACGacacaaaataatttttttccagCCCACGTGGCtcagagaaaaaacaaaaagttatgaATAATCTCGCTTAACAAAAACAGCATATGTGCCGGTTCTTTTTCCATACAGagagtaccttttttttttttttttttttttgaaaaaccgCCCATCAGAGCGAGGCGAGAGAGCGGCGCGTCTCGACCCTTCCGTCCCCCTTGTCTCCTCGTTTTCCTCAACCGCTCTTATCCTCTCGCTCTGTCCTCTGGTCCTCCGTTCGCTCGCCCTCTCTCCTCCGCTGCGCACTCCCGTAGTCCTATTAGCCGACGACGTCCTGCCTCTTCgctgctccccctcccccttccctcaCCGACGGCACgactcctcctcccgctcgcaCGGCGCTCTCCCCCTGCTCTCCCTCCAGCTGACGGTGTCCTTTCCCCGGCGGGCGGCACCCTCGCAAGGCGTCCTCCCCCTGGCCGGCGGCGCCTCAGCTGCGGCGCCCTCGCGCGGCGTCCTCCCCCGGCAGGCGGCGCCCTCTCCGCGGTGGCATCACCCTCTTATCCGGCATAGCGGTGGCACCCTCTTCACAGTTGCGCCTGGGTGGCGACACCCTCGTCCCGGCGCATGGCTGTGCGCCCGCCAAGCCACCACGGCCTCGGGGCAGCGGCGTCCTCGATGATTTAGGTTTTtgtgatataatttttttggatGATTTTGCAT
The Oryza glaberrima chromosome 8, OglaRS2, whole genome shotgun sequence DNA segment above includes these coding regions:
- the LOC127782268 gene encoding uncharacterized protein LOC127782268; this translates as MGRRKQQRQDAAASSFSDDVDVARNLRGMPWLVWLLFETPSGFAIFSFNSYIFEEDNAIEYIWANFVMDYIAKKYLWLKQFQKFEDKSAAINCTTGLGKELRDMLKIWCRRGEKLMVGSLEYREIIEADQELKGVTCLYNDYVMEVMWGIKNLMHILVPEEQKVLTKEERLPVSKGLEMILHRYKFDVKPEMINNDIVETACYLYHCDFLEKRHSEDLHLSDYHLLKISGLNSSEWDTMKLATALKKITRPGEEIEHPPEMFSSDELLKIERDADKYKDKIYKTVVSKIWNELVRSYGVKKEKLRHMQFLVEAAAQEAAKREVNQADND